Proteins encoded together in one Carya illinoinensis cultivar Pawnee chromosome 3, C.illinoinensisPawnee_v1, whole genome shotgun sequence window:
- the LOC122305059 gene encoding dnaJ homolog subfamily C GRV2 isoform X1 codes for MDSSIHHSHSAPPLEEPEYLARYLVIKHSWRGRYKRILCFSSISIITLDPSTLSVTNSYDVATDFEGATPIIGRDDNSNEFNLSLRTDGRGKFKTMKFSSRYRASILTELHRIRWSRLGAVGEFPVLHLRRRTSEWVPFKLKVTYVGVELIDQKSGDLRWCLDFRDMDSPAVILLSDAYGKKSAEHGGFVLCPLYGRKSKAFQAASGTTTSSIISNLIKTAKSMVGLSLSVDSSQTLTAAEYLKKRAKEAVGAEETPCGGWSVTRLRSAAHGTLNVPGLSLGVGPKGGLGDHGDAVSRQLILTRVSLVERRPDNYEAVSVRPLSAVSSLVRFSEEPQMFAIEFHDGCPIHVYASTSRDSLLAAVRDVLQSEGQCPVSVLPRLTMPGHRIDPPCGRVHLQFGQQRPGADMEGASLHLKHLAAAAKDAVAEGGSIPGSRAKLWRRIREFNACIAYSGVPHNIEVPEVTLMALITMLPATPNFPPESPPLPPPSPKAAATVMGFIACLRRLLASRSAASHVMSFPAAVGRIMGLLRNGSEGVAAEAAGLVAVLIGGGPGDTNMLTDSKGEQHATIMHTKSVLFANHAYVIILVNRLKPLSISPLLSMAVVEVLEAMICEPHGETTQYTVFVELLRQVAGLKRRLFALFGHPAESVRETVAVIMRTIAEEDAIAAESMRDAALRDGALLRHLLHAFFLPAGERREVSRQLVALWADSYQPALELLSRVLPPGLVAYLHTCSDGVPSEDASQEASLTSRRKRRLLQQRKGRSGRGFVSQEHSSPSVNNFEVGDLARQVGGGAFKGSDGYQRSALEPNLGQTTTTQSSVAPSGDNLTSEVFSSGVLQNDDSAVSADAPSASLHEASEPGASNMVDSNANIGGLEDTGLPAPAQVVVEHTPVGSGRLLCNWPEFWRAFSLDHNRADLIWNERTRQELREALQAEVHKLDVEKERTEDIVPGGATAEIMTGQDSVPQISWNYSEFLVSYPSLSKEVCVGQYYLRLLLESGSSGRAQDFPLRDPVAFFRALYHRFLCDADIGLTVDGAVPDEMGASDDWCNMGRLDGFGGGGASSVRELCARAMAIVYEQHYKTIGPFEGTAHITVLLDRTDDRALRHRLLLLLKALMKVLSNVEACVLVGGCVLSVDLLTVVHEASERTSIPLHSNLIAATAFMEPLKEWSFIDKDGAQVGPVEKDAIRRFWSKKAIDWTTRCWASGMLDWKRLRDIRELRWVLSIRVPVLTSNQVGEAALFILQSMVSAHSDLDDAGEIVTPTPRVKRILSSPRCLPHIAQAMLSGEPCIVEGAAALLKAVVTRNPKAMIRLYSTGTFYFALAYPGSNLLSIAQLFSVTHVHQAFHGGEEAALSSSLPLAKRSVLGGLLPESLLYVLERSGPAAFAAAMVSDSDTPEIIWTHKMRAEYLIRQVLQHLGDFPQKLSQHCHSLYEYAPMPPVTYPELRDEMWCHRYYLRNLCDEIRFPKWPIVEHVEFLQSLLVMWREELTRRPMDLSEEEACRILEINPEDVSSDDVNKTSFELGEEISSISKQVENIDEEKLKRQYRKLAMKYHPDKNPEGREKFLAVQKAYERLQATMQGLQGPQPWRLLLLLKGQCILYRRYGDVLEPFKYAGYPMLLNAVTVDKDDNNFLSSDRAPLLVAASELTWLTCASSSLNGEELVRDGGIQLLATLLSRCMCVVQPTTPASEPSAIIVTNVMRTFSVLSQFESARVEMLELSGPVEDIVHCTELELVPDAVDAALQTIAHVSVSSDLQNALLKAGVLWYLLPLLLQYDSTAEESDMTESPGVGASVQIAKNLHAVRASQALSRLSGSCTDENSTPYNQEAADALKALLTPKLASMLKDQVPRDLLSRLNTNLESPEIIWNSLTRAELLKFVDQQRASQGPDGSYELKDSQVFVYKALSKELFVGNVYLRVYNDQPDFEISEPEAFCVALVDFIAHLVHSRCATDSDVQNEVSVSGSSFKASEPQNDMAHGSVNDQHVTYENQSDLASGSLNEQQISDDSLTVPDGQVAKSEKLELVKNLQSGLTSLKNLLTSKPSLASIFSTKDRLLPLFECFSVPVASESNIHQLCLNVLSLLTAYAPCLEAMVADGSSLLLLVQMLHSTPNCREGVLHVLYALASTAELAWAAAKHGGVVYILELLLPLQEEIPLQQRAAVASLLGKLVGQPMHGPRVAITLARFLPDGMVSIIRDGPGEAVVASLEQTTETPELVWTPAMAASLSAQIATMASDLYREQIKGRMVDWDVPEKASGQQEMRDEPQVGGIYVRLFLKDPKFPLRNPKRFLEGLLDQYLSSIAATHYDAQSFDPELPLLLSAALVSLLRVHPALADHVGYLGYVPKLVAAVAYEGRRETMASEELNNGVYADRGHEPDDGLTQPSQTPQERVRLSCLRVLHQLAASTTCAEAMAATSVGTPQVVPLLMKAIGWQSGSILALETLKRVVVAGNRARDALVAQGLKVGLVEVLLGLLDWRAGGRNGLCSQMKWNESEASIGRVLAIEVLHAFATEGAHCTKVREILNASDVWSAYKDQKHDLFLPSNAQSAAAGVAGLIENSSSRLTYALTAPPPQSASSRPASMMTSDSNGKQDHPS; via the exons ATGGACTCTTCCATTCACCATTCCCATTCTGCCCCTCCTCTCGAAGAGCCCGAGTACCTGGCCCGCTACCTTGTCATCAAGCACTCCTGGCGCGGCCGCTACAAGCGGATACTATGCTTTTCCAGCATCTCCATAATCACCTTGGACCCCTCCACGCTGTCCGTGACCAACTCGTACGACGTTGCGACCGATTTCGAGGGCGCCACTCCGATTATCGGCCGCGACGACAATTCGAACGAGTTCAACTTGAGCTTGCGCACCGACGGGCGTGGTAAATTCAAGACGATGAAATTCTCTTCGCGGTATAGGGCGAGCATATTGACGGAGTTGCATAGGATACGATGGAGTAGGCTGGGGGCCGTTGGCGAATTTCCGGTGCTTCATCTGCGCCGGCGGACCTCGGAGTGGGTCCCTTTT AAATTGAAAGTTACTTATGTTGGTGTTGAACTTATCGATCAAAAATCTGGAGATCTTCGCTGGTGCTTGGATTTCAGAGATATGGATTCCCCTGCAGTCATTCTCCTTTCTGATGCTTACGGGAAGAAAAGTGCTGAACATGGAGGTTTTGTTCTTTGCCCATTATATGGAAGAAAATCTAAAGCTTTTCAGGCTGCCTCAGGGACAACGACTTCTTCTATCATCTCAAATTTG ATTAAAACTGCAAAATCCATGGTTGGTTTGTCACTATCTGTGGACAGTTCCCAAACCCTCACTGCAGCAGAGTATTTAAAGAAAAGGG cCAAAGAGGCAGTAGGAGCAGAAGAAACTCCTTGTGGGGGTTGGTCCGTGACAAGATTGCGGTCTGCTGCCCATGGAACTCTAAATGTTCCTGGATTGAGTTTGGGTGTTGGCCCAAAAGGAGGGCTTGGGGATCATGGTGATGCTGTATCTCGTCAACTCATTCTTACAAGGGTTTCACTTGTTGAGAGGCGCCCAGATAACTATGAA GCTGTTAGTGTTCGTCCTTTATCTGCAGTAAGCTCTCTTGTTCGATTTTCCGAGGAGCCCCAGATGTTTGCGATTGAATTCCACGATGGATGTCCTATCCAT GTTTACGCAAGTACGTCTCGGGATAGCTTACTTGCTGCAGTTCGGGATGTTTTGCAATCAGAA GGTCAGTGCCCAGTTTCTGTATTACCAAGGTTGACAATGCCAGGCCATCGAATTGATCCACCTTGTGGAAGAGTTCATTTACAATTTGGACAGCAACGTCCTGGTGCTGATATGGAAGGTGCTTCCTTGCATTTGAAACATTTAGCAGCAGCTGCAAAAGATGCTGTTGCTGAAGGTGGTTCTATTCCTGGATCTAGAGCTAAGTTATGGCGTAGAATAAGGGAGTTCAATGCATGTATAGCATATAGTGGAGTTCCTCATAACATTGAAGTACCTGAAGTGACTTTAATGGCCTTAATTACAATGCTTCCGGCTACTCCAAATTTTCCTCCAGAGTCTCCTCCCTTACCGCCCCCTTCACCTAAAGCAGCTGCAACAGTAATGGGTTTCATTGCATGTTTACGTAGATTACTGGCATCAAGAAGTGCAGCTTCACATGTGATGTCGTTTCCAGCTGCTGTTGGAAGAATAATGGGCTTACTCAGAAATGGTTCAGAGGGTGTAGCTGCTGAAGCTGCAGGGCTTGTTGCAGTCCTTATTGGTGGTGGTCCTGGTGATACAAATATGTTAACAGATTCCAAAGGAGAGCAGCATGCTACAATTATGCACACCAAATCAGTACTGTTTGCTAATCATGCTTATGTTATTATTCTTGTCAATAGGCTGAAGCCATTGTCTATATCGCCTTTATTGTCAATGGCTGTTGTTGAAGTTTTAGAAGCCATGATATGTGAACCACATGGCGAAACCACTCAATATACTGTTTTCGTTGAACTATTACGCCAAGTAGCTGGTTTGAAGCGTCGcttgtttgctctgtttgggcATCCTGCTGAAAGCGTCAGGGAAACAGTAGCTGTGATTATGCGAACAATTGCAGAAGAAGATGCAATTGCAGCAGAGTCCATGCGTGATGCTGCTTTGCGTGATGGTGCTTTATTGAGGCATTTATTACATGCATTTTTCCTTCCTGCTGGTGAGAGGCGTGAGGTCAGTCGACAGCTCGTTGCCCTTTGGGCAGATTCCTATCAACCAGCTCTAGAATTATTGTCTAGAGTTTTGCCACCTGGGCTGGTTGCTTATTTGCACACATGTTCTGATGGAGTTCCATCTGAAGATGCCAGTCAGGAAGCATCATTGACCAGTAGAAGAAagaggcgtttacttcaacagAGGAAAGGTCGCTCAGGAAGAGGATTTGTATCTCAAGAGCATTCCTCACCTTCAGTCAATAATTTTGAAGTCGGAGATTTGGCAAGACAGGTTGGTGGTGGTGCTTTTAAAGGGTCAGATGGCTACCAAAGATCTGCTCTAGAGCCAAATCTAGGGCAGACCACAACCACTCAGTCCTCTGTTGCTCCAAGTGGTGATAACTTGACCAGTGAAGTGTTCTCTTCTGGAGTTCTACAAAATGATGATTCAGCTGTTTCAGCTGATGCTCCATCAGCCAGTCTTCATGAGGCATCAGAACCAGGTGCTTCAAATATGGTTGATTCTAATGCCAATATAGGCGGCTTGGAAGATACAGGCCTTCCAGCTCCTGCTCAGGTTGTTGTGGAACACACCCCTGTGGGCTCTGGAAGGCTACTTTGTAATTGGCCTGAATTTTGGCGAGCTTTTAGTCTTGACCATAATCGCGCAGATTTGATCTGGAATGAGCGTACCAGGCAAGAGTTAAGGGAAGCTTTGCAGGCTGAGGTTCATAAACTAGATGTTGAGAAGGAGCGAACAGAAGATATCGTTCCAGGAGGTGCAACAGCAGAGATTATGACTGGGCAAGATAGTGTGCCACAAATATCCTGGAACTACTCTGAGTTCTTAGTTAGTTATCCTAGCTTGTCCAAGGAAGTTTGTGTGGGCCAATACTATCTGCGTTTACTGCTTGAGAGTGGCAGCAGTGGTAGGGCACAGGATTTTCCACTGCGTGATCCAGTTGCTTTCTTTAGAGCGCTTTATCATCGGTTTTTATGTGATGCTGACATAGGCCTTACAGTAGATGGCGCTGTTCCCGATGAGATGGGTGCATCTGATGATTGGTGTAACATGGGAAGATTAGATGGTTTTGGTGGAGGGGGAGCTTCTTCTGTTAGAGAGCTTTGTGCAAGGGCAATGGCAATTGTATATGAGCAGCATTATAAGACAATAGGTCCTTTTGAGGGCACTGCTCACATCACAGTTCTTTTGGATAGGACAGATGATAGAGCTTTAAGGCATcgtcttcttctccttttgaAG GCTTTGATGAAAGTTCTATCGAATGTGGAGGCTTGTGTTTTGGTTGGAGGGTGTGTTTTGTCTGTGGATCTGCTGACAGTGGTTCATGAGGCTTCGGAAAGGACTTCTATCCCTTTGCATTCAAATTTGATTGCAGCTACAGCTTTCATGGAACCACTTAAGGAATGGTCATTTATTGACAAGGATGGTGCACAAGTTGGACCTGTGGAGAAGGATGCTATCAGGAGGTTCTGGTCAAAGAAAGCAATTGATTGGACAACAAGGTGCTGGGCGTCTGGGATGCTTGACTGGAAGAGATTGCGTGATATTCGGGAACTTCGCTGGGTGCTATCTATTCGGGTTCCAGTTCTCACTTCTAATCAG GTAGGGGAGGCAGCATTGTTCATTTTACAGAGCATGGTATCTGCTCATTCAGATCTAGATGATGCCGGAGAGATAGTAACACCAACTCCTAGAGTAAAACGGATCTTGTCGAGTCCACGTTGCCTTCCACATATTGCACAG GCTATGCTGTCCGGGGAACCATGTATTGTAGAGGGTGCTGCTGCATTGCTGAAGGCTGTTGTCACCAGAAATCCCAAGGCCATGATTCGTCTATACAGCACGGGCACATTTTATTTTGCCTTGGCATACCCTGGATCTAATCTCCTTTCAATTGCTCAACTCTTCTCGGTGACTCATGTCCATCAAGCATTTCATGGTGGGGAAGAAGCTGCTCTTTCCTCTTCATTGCCTCTGGCAAAACGGAGTGTATTGGGTGGACTTCTTCCTGAATCCTTGCTATATGTACTGGAGCGTAGTGGTCCAGCTGCATTTGCTGCAGCAATGGTTTCTGATTCCGATACGCCTGAGATTATATGGACCCATAAAATGCGAGCAGAATATCTGATACGTCAG GTTTTGCAGCATCTTGGAGATTTTCCCCAGAAATTGTCACAGCATTGTCACTCCTTATATGAGTATGCGCCTATGCCACCAGTGACATACCCAGAGCTAAGAGATGAAATGTGGTGTCACCGTTATTATCTTCGGAACTTGTGTGATGAGATCCGGTTTCCAAAATGGCCAATTGTTGAGCATGTTGAATTTCTCCAGTCATTACTGGTAATGTGGCGTGAAGAGTTGACACGAAGACCCATGGATCTTTCTGAAGAAGAAGCTTGCAGAATTTTAGAGATAAACCCGGAAGATGTGTCGAGTGATGATGTCAATAAAACTAGTTTTGAGTTGGGTGAGGAGATATCTAGCATATCCAAGCAGGTTGAGAACATTGATGAAGAAAAACTCAAGCGACAATATAGGAAACTTGCAATGAAATACCATCCAGACAAAAATCCTGAGGGTCGGGAGAAGTTTCTTGCTGTACAGAAAGCTTATGAGCGCCTGCAG GCCACCATGCAAGGCTTGCAAGGTCCTCAGCCTTGGAGGTTGTTACTTTTATTGAAAGGACAGTGTATCTTATACCGACGATATGGGGATGTACTAGAGCCATTTAAATATGCTGGCTATCCCATGTTACTCAATGCAGTTACTGTGGACAAAGATGATAACAACTTTCTTTCCTCTGACAGAGCACCCCTACTTGTTGCTGCATCAGAGCTTACTTGGCTGAC GTGTGCATCTTCTTCTTTGAATGGTGAAGAACTTGTGAGGGATGGAGGGATACAACTTCTTGCAACTCTTCTTTCCCGTTGCATGTGTGTTGTTCAGCCAACTACTCCTGCAAGTGAACCATCTGCAATTATTGTTACGAATGTGATGCGAACCTTTTCTGTTTTGAGTCAATTTGAGAGTGCCAGAGTTGAGATGCTTGAACTTTCTGGACCAGTTGAGGACATTGTACACTGTACTGAACTTGAGCTTGTACCAGACGCAGTTGATGCTGCCCTCCAGACAATTGCCCATGTTTCTGTGTCCTCGGACTTGCAGAATGCTTTATTAAAGGCTGGTGTTTTATG GTACCTTTTGCCACTGCTGCTTCAGTATGATTCAACTGCTGAAGAATCTGATATGACAGAGTCACCTGGGGTTGGTGCTAGCGTTCAGATTGCAAAAAATTTGCATGCTGTTCGAGCATCCCAGGCCCTATCAAGGCTCAGCGGTTCATGTACTGATGAGAATTCAACACCTTACAATCAAGAAGCAGCCGATGCTCTCAAAGCCTTGCTAACTCCAAAACTTGCTAGTATGTTGAAAGACCAAGTGCCTAGAGACCTATTATCCAGATTAAACACAAACTTGGAGTCTCCAGAG ATTATCTGGAACTCTTTGACCCGAGCAGAACTGTTGAAATTTGTGGATCAGCAACGTGCAAGCCAGGGTCCTGATGGTTCATATGAGCTAAAAGATTCACAGGTCTTTGTGTATAAGGCACTGTCAAAAGAGCTCTTTGTAGGCAATGTTTACTTGAGGGTCTACAATGATCAGCCTGACTTTGAGATCAGTGAACCAGAAGCTTTTTGTGTTGCTCTTGTTGATTTTATAGCACATTTAGTGCATTCTAGGTGTGCAACAGATTCAGATGTTCAAAACGAAGTTAGTGTCAGTGGCTCATCCTTCAAGGCATCTGAGCCTCAAAATGATATGGCTCATGGATCAGTTAATGATCAGCATGTGACATATGAGAACCAAAGTGATTTGGCATCTGGATCACTTAATGAACAGCAGATTTCTGATGATTCTTTGACAGTACCAGATGGACAAGTGGCAAAAAGTGAAAAACTTGAACTGGTTAAGAACCTTCAATCTGGATTGACCTCACTTAAG AACTTACTGACAAGCAAACCAAGTTTGGCATCAATATTTTCTACTAAAGACAGGCTGTTGCCTCTTTTTGAATGCTTTTCTGTGCCTGTTGCATCAGAAAGCAACATTCATCAACTTTGCCTGAATGTACTGTCACTCTTGACTGCGTATGCTCCTTGCTTGGAGGCAATGGTTGCAGATGGATCTAGTCTTCTCCTTTTAGTACAAATGCTTCACTCTACTCCAAATTGTCGAGAAGGGGTTCTTCATGTTCTTTATGCATTGGCAAGCACAGCGGAACTTGCTTGGGCGGCAGCCAAGCATGGTGGAGTAGTGTACATTCTCGAACTCCTGTTGCCCTTGCAGG AAGAAATTCCCTTGCAGCAAAGAGCAGCAGTGGCTTCATTGTTGGGGAAACTTGTTGGGCAGCCCATGCATGGGCCTAGAGTTGCAATAACGCTGGCAAGATTTCTTCCAGATGGTATGGTATCGATTATTAGGGATGGTCCTGGTGAGGCTGTTGTAGCTTCCCTTGAACAGACTACAGAGACACCTGAACTTGTCTGGACACCAGCAATGGCAGCTTCTTTGTCTGCTCAAATTGCAACTATGGCATCAGACCTTTATCGTGAACAGATAAAAGGTCGCATGGTTGATTGGGATGTACCTGAGAAGGCATCTGGGCAGCAGGAAATGAGAGATGAGCCACAG GTTGGTGGAATATATGTCAGGCTGTTCTTAAAAGATCCAAAATTTCCCCTCAGAAATCCAAAGAGATTCTTGGAAGGACTGCTGGATCAGTATTTGTCGTCCATTGCTGCCACACATTATGACGCCCAATCTTTTGACCCTGAACTTCCATTGCTTTTGTCAGCTGCTTTGGTTTCCTTATTGCGGGTGCACCCTGCACTTGCAGATCATGTTGGATATCTTGGATATGTTCCCAAACTTGTGGCAGCTGTAGCCTATGAGGGAAGACGAGAAACAATGGCATCAGAGGAGCTTAATAATGGCGTCTATGCTGATAGAGGCCATGAACCTGACGATGGATTGACACAACCCTCACAAACTCCACAAGAACGTGTACGTCTTAGTTGTTTACGTGTGCTGCATCAGCTTGCTGCTAGCACTACGTGTGCTGAAGCAATGGCAGCAACTAGTGTAGGGACTCCTCAG GTTGTTCCACTTCTAATGAAAGCCATAGGGTGGCAAAGTGGAAGCATATTAGCTCTCGAGACACTAAAACGTGTTGTGGTTGCTGGAAATAGAGCTAGAGATGCTCTCGTTGCGCAAGGACTTAA GGTTGGTCTCGTTGAAGTACTTCTTGGCCTTCTTGATTGGAGGGCTGGTGGAAGGAATGGTCTTTGCTCTCAGATGAAATGGAATGAATCTGAAGCATCTATAGGCAGAGTGCTTGCAATCGAG GTTTTGCATGCATTCGCAACAGAAGGGGCCCATTGTACCAAAGTGCGCGAAATATTGAATGCTTCTGAT GTTTGGAGCGCTTATAAAGATCAGAAACATGACCTTTTCCTACCTTCAAATGCTCAATCAGCTGCTGCAGGGGTTGCTGGTCTAATTGAAAATTCATCATCCAGACTCACTTATGCCCTTACAGCTCCTCCACCACAATCTGCCTCTTCAAGACCTGCTTCAATGATGACATCGGACTCAAATGGAAAGCAGGATCACCCTTCATAG